One Parageobacillus sp. KH3-4 genomic region harbors:
- a CDS encoding aldo/keto reductase, whose product MERIRLAEDLTFSRIIHGLWRLAEWHYSKEQILALIEFCLEQGITTFDHADIYGNYTCESLFGEALALKPSLRGQIEIVTKCGIKLASKYGLKHYDTSKEHIIASVHQSLKNFRTDYIDVLLIHRPDPFMNPEEVAEAFTRLKREGKVRHFGVSNFKRSQFNMLQSYLDFPLVTNQIEVSAYCLENIEDGTVDLCLEKRIPPMVWSPLAGGKIFTAADDKAVRLRAALEQVRDELGAETIDEVLYAWLLVHPARMMPIVGSGRKERIIRAVRALALPLRRGQWFEILQSSMGHEVP is encoded by the coding sequence GTGGAACGAATCCGTTTAGCAGAAGATTTAACGTTTTCCCGCATCATTCACGGGTTATGGAGACTAGCGGAATGGCATTATTCGAAAGAACAGATATTGGCTCTTATCGAATTTTGTCTCGAACAAGGGATTACGACGTTTGATCATGCCGACATTTACGGGAATTATACATGCGAGTCGCTGTTTGGCGAAGCGCTGGCGTTAAAGCCAAGCTTGCGTGGGCAAATCGAGATTGTTACCAAATGTGGGATTAAGCTCGCATCGAAATACGGCTTGAAGCATTATGATACAAGCAAAGAGCATATTATCGCGTCCGTCCACCAATCGTTAAAAAATTTCCGCACCGATTACATCGACGTGCTGCTTATTCACCGTCCAGATCCGTTTATGAACCCGGAAGAAGTGGCCGAAGCGTTCACTAGGCTGAAAAGAGAAGGGAAAGTGCGCCATTTTGGCGTGTCGAACTTTAAACGTTCGCAATTTAACATGTTGCAGTCGTATTTAGATTTTCCGCTCGTGACCAACCAAATCGAGGTATCGGCTTACTGTTTGGAAAATATCGAAGACGGTACGGTCGATTTATGTTTGGAAAAGCGGATTCCGCCGATGGTGTGGTCCCCGCTTGCCGGCGGGAAAATATTTACGGCGGCGGACGACAAAGCAGTGCGCTTGCGCGCGGCGCTGGAACAAGTTAGAGATGAACTAGGCGCCGAAACGATTGATGAAGTATTATACGCATGGCTGCTTGTGCATCCGGCGCGGATGATGCCAATTGTCGGCTCCGGCAGAAAAGAGCGCATTATTCGTGCAGTGCGCGCGCTTGCACTGCCGCTTCGCCGCGGGCAATGGTTTGAAATTTTGCAAAGCTCGATGGGGCATGAAGTGCCATAA
- the pepF gene encoding oligoendopeptidase F codes for MIKKQLYAWLAVILLLAPSNASAAQTKYQWNLADIYTSEADFERDYQTAADALPKLSAYEGKLQSAANVSKLFALNERIARKLEKLSLYAHLKQDLNIEDETAARLKAKVEALISEYAAKTAFIEPELLSLSEQTLAKLQKSKALKQYRYYFKELREQKKHTLSKQEEQLLAKLSPIMSDPENIYNNAARGDYEPPSIRTPDGKTVSLTEENYTKALEHPDRSYRKRAFQTRFQSYEAIENTSAATLYASVKADELYAKARKYRSGLEAALSADDVPKQVFTNLISTVNDHLPSLHRYVELRKKALGIDRVHSYDMYVPLVDEAVAKKMKFPIETAQTLLLEGLKPLGGDYIKHVKLAFEQGWLDAYPRPKKYTGGYNTSAYDTHPFILLNYDESLDGMLTIAHEIGHAMNSVYTNNTQPYHYSGQSIFTAEVASTANEWLMMDYLMKRAKTDEEKLYLLNQQLEQIRGTLYTQVMYSEFEQAIHNKVRQGGSLTAAELNDLWLRLLKKYHGPAYAADPEAARGWLRIPHLYDAFYVYKYATSLAASFELVKQMKADKTGEATKRYLQFLSAGTSDDPIRLLQKTGVDMTSSKPLENLLSYFDLLVRKMEQQLKMQRKL; via the coding sequence ATGATAAAAAAACAGTTATATGCATGGCTGGCGGTCATCCTGTTGCTTGCGCCATCGAACGCCTCCGCGGCACAAACAAAATACCAATGGAATCTGGCCGACATTTACACGTCAGAAGCTGATTTTGAGCGCGACTATCAAACAGCCGCCGATGCGCTGCCAAAACTGTCCGCCTATGAAGGAAAGCTTCAGAGCGCCGCCAACGTCTCCAAGCTGTTTGCCCTTAATGAAAGGATAGCACGAAAGCTTGAAAAATTGTCGCTTTATGCTCACTTAAAACAAGATTTAAATATAGAAGATGAGACTGCGGCGCGGCTGAAAGCAAAAGTGGAGGCGCTTATTTCCGAATATGCAGCCAAAACAGCGTTTATCGAGCCGGAACTGCTGTCGCTTTCCGAGCAGACGCTTGCCAAGCTGCAAAAAAGCAAAGCACTTAAGCAATACCGCTATTATTTTAAAGAATTACGCGAACAAAAAAAACATACGCTTTCCAAACAAGAGGAACAGCTGCTCGCCAAGCTCTCCCCAATCATGAGTGATCCGGAAAACATTTATAACAATGCCGCGCGCGGCGATTATGAGCCTCCTTCCATTCGCACGCCGGACGGGAAAACGGTTTCGCTGACAGAGGAAAACTATACAAAAGCGCTTGAACATCCAGACCGCAGCTACCGCAAGCGGGCGTTTCAAACGCGTTTTCAAAGCTATGAAGCGATCGAAAACACATCGGCCGCCACGTTATACGCTTCGGTGAAAGCGGACGAATTGTACGCGAAAGCGCGAAAATATCGATCTGGCCTCGAGGCAGCACTGTCAGCCGATGATGTGCCAAAACAAGTGTTTACGAATCTTATCTCGACCGTAAACGATCATCTGCCATCACTGCACCGCTATGTCGAACTGCGCAAAAAAGCACTCGGCATCGACCGCGTCCACAGTTACGATATGTATGTGCCGCTTGTCGACGAGGCGGTCGCGAAAAAAATGAAGTTTCCGATCGAAACGGCACAAACGCTCCTCCTTGAAGGATTGAAACCGCTCGGCGGCGACTACATCAAACACGTGAAGCTCGCTTTCGAACAAGGCTGGCTTGACGCATATCCGCGCCCCAAAAAATATACGGGTGGCTATAATACGAGCGCGTACGACACCCATCCGTTTATTTTGCTCAACTACGACGAGTCGCTCGATGGCATGCTGACGATCGCCCACGAAATCGGCCATGCAATGAATTCCGTTTACACAAACAACACGCAGCCGTACCATTATTCCGGGCAATCGATTTTCACCGCAGAAGTCGCCTCCACCGCCAACGAATGGCTGATGATGGATTACTTGATGAAGCGGGCGAAAACGGACGAAGAAAAGCTGTATTTGCTCAACCAGCAACTCGAGCAAATCCGCGGCACGCTATATACGCAAGTGATGTATTCCGAGTTCGAACAGGCGATCCACAACAAAGTGCGGCAAGGTGGAAGCTTAACCGCTGCCGAGCTGAACGATCTTTGGCTTCGTTTATTGAAAAAGTATCACGGCCCTGCTTACGCCGCCGACCCGGAAGCAGCGCGCGGCTGGCTGCGCATCCCGCATCTTTATGATGCGTTTTACGTCTATAAATACGCGACATCCCTCGCCGCTTCCTTCGAGCTTGTCAAGCAAATGAAAGCGGATAAAACCGGAGAAGCAACGAAACGCTATTTGCAGTTTTTAAGCGCCGGCACATCTGACGACCCAATCCGCCTTTTACAAAAAACGGGCGTGGACATGACATCATCGAAGCCGCTTGAGAACCTGCTTTCCTATTTCGACCTGCTCGTCCGCAAAATGGAACAGCAGTTGAAAATGCAAAGAAAACTGTAA
- a CDS encoding DNA topoisomerase III has translation MKVIIAEKPDQGATLASIFQTKRHQGYIEIYPNELFPKGAYVTWAIGHLFQLVPPERYRPEWKQWKLETLPIIPERFQYEVEKAKAKQFAIVKELLCKPEVTEIIHAGDAGREGELIIRNIIHMSGVKKPMKRLWLSSLTPKAIYEGFRQLLDEAETRNLYEEAYARACADWLVGMNASRVYSILLKQKGMDDVFSVGRVQTPTLALIVKREKEIEQFRPEPFWEVVATFAIDGRQYEGKWANEKGETRIKEEQLAQQIAQFCRNKPAIVGEVKTERKTFLPPLLFNLSSLQATANKVYQFSPKKTLDILQKLYQKGIVSYPRSDSNYVTKGEAETFPDILQKLQAFPEYQPFFPLPNASILHNKRYVNEKKVTDHYAIIPTEQVVDPAKLSADERKIYDLVVRRLIAAHYEAAVFDYTTVTTLVDGRARFISKGKRQIQEGWRRVISQREDDDVALLPSLRESERGDVLNVRVKEGKTQPPKRYTEGQLITLMKTAGKFLDNEELEKVLAKTEGLGTEATRAAIITMLKERNYIEVKKNQVYATDKAKVLIEAIGDKILASPEMTAKWEQRLSEIGEGKAAAAQFMEQVKKLSAKIVQDAVEMSKTWDFAGLDTASIQRTKSKAALGKPVGICKLCGGTVIDKGTFYGCANYAKTKCSFAISKKILGKTISQANVKELLKHGRTNVIKGFKKGEKTFDAALVWDEKEKKITFSFAKK, from the coding sequence ATGAAAGTGATCATCGCCGAAAAACCGGATCAAGGTGCGACGCTGGCCTCGATTTTTCAAACGAAAAGGCATCAGGGCTATATCGAAATTTATCCGAACGAATTGTTTCCGAAAGGAGCGTATGTGACGTGGGCGATCGGGCATCTTTTTCAGCTCGTTCCGCCCGAACGGTATCGTCCGGAATGGAAACAATGGAAGCTTGAGACGCTGCCGATCATTCCGGAGCGTTTTCAATATGAGGTAGAAAAAGCGAAAGCGAAGCAGTTCGCGATTGTGAAAGAATTGCTTTGCAAACCGGAAGTGACGGAAATTATCCATGCCGGCGACGCCGGAAGGGAAGGAGAGCTGATCATCCGCAATATTATCCATATGAGCGGTGTGAAAAAGCCGATGAAGCGGCTTTGGCTTTCATCATTGACGCCGAAAGCGATTTACGAAGGATTCCGCCAACTGCTAGACGAAGCAGAAACAAGAAATTTATATGAAGAAGCGTACGCGCGCGCTTGCGCCGACTGGCTCGTCGGGATGAACGCCTCGCGCGTGTACAGCATTTTACTGAAGCAAAAAGGGATGGATGATGTTTTTTCGGTAGGAAGGGTACAAACGCCAACGCTCGCGCTCATCGTAAAACGAGAAAAAGAAATTGAACAGTTTCGCCCTGAACCGTTTTGGGAAGTAGTGGCGACATTTGCCATTGACGGCAGGCAGTACGAAGGAAAATGGGCGAACGAAAAAGGAGAAACGCGGATCAAGGAGGAGCAGCTGGCGCAACAAATCGCCCAGTTTTGCCGAAACAAGCCCGCAATCGTGGGCGAAGTGAAAACAGAGCGGAAAACATTTTTACCGCCGCTATTATTCAATTTGTCCTCCTTACAGGCGACGGCAAACAAAGTGTATCAATTTTCTCCAAAAAAGACGCTCGATATTTTGCAAAAATTATACCAAAAAGGTATCGTGTCATATCCGCGTTCCGATTCCAATTATGTGACAAAAGGCGAGGCGGAAACGTTCCCGGATATTTTGCAAAAATTGCAGGCGTTTCCGGAGTATCAGCCGTTTTTTCCGCTGCCGAATGCATCAATTTTACATAATAAACGTTATGTAAATGAAAAGAAAGTGACTGACCATTATGCGATCATCCCGACGGAGCAGGTGGTTGATCCGGCGAAGTTGTCGGCGGATGAGCGGAAAATTTACGATTTGGTCGTGCGCCGTCTCATTGCCGCTCATTACGAAGCAGCGGTGTTTGACTATACGACCGTCACGACGCTTGTCGATGGGCGCGCCCGCTTTATTTCGAAAGGCAAGCGGCAAATCCAGGAAGGATGGCGGAGAGTCATCAGCCAGCGCGAAGACGATGATGTGGCGCTTCTTCCTTCGCTCCGTGAAAGCGAACGAGGCGATGTGCTGAACGTTCGTGTCAAAGAAGGAAAGACGCAGCCGCCGAAACGGTATACAGAAGGCCAGTTGATTACCTTGATGAAAACAGCGGGGAAATTTTTAGATAACGAAGAATTAGAAAAAGTGCTTGCCAAAACAGAAGGGCTCGGCACGGAAGCGACGCGCGCGGCGATCATTACCATGTTGAAAGAGCGCAATTACATCGAAGTAAAGAAAAATCAAGTGTATGCGACCGACAAGGCGAAAGTGCTGATCGAAGCGATTGGTGATAAAATTTTGGCATCTCCGGAAATGACGGCGAAATGGGAGCAACGCTTAAGCGAGATCGGTGAAGGAAAGGCGGCAGCGGCGCAGTTTATGGAGCAAGTAAAAAAGCTGTCCGCAAAAATTGTCCAAGACGCCGTTGAAATGTCGAAAACATGGGATTTCGCCGGGCTCGATACCGCGTCGATTCAACGGACAAAATCGAAAGCGGCACTCGGAAAACCTGTTGGCATCTGCAAGCTGTGCGGCGGCACGGTCATCGATAAAGGCACGTTTTACGGCTGCGCCAATTATGCCAAGACGAAATGTTCATTTGCGATTTCGAAAAAAATTCTCGGCAAAACGATTTCGCAAGCGAATGTGAAAGAGCTGCTCAAGCACGGCCGAACGAACGTCATTAAAGGATTTAAAAAAGGAGAAAAAACGTTTGATGCGGCGTTAGTGTGGGATGAAAAAGAGAAAAAAATAACGTTTTCGTTTGCGAAAAAATAA